The Toxotes jaculatrix isolate fToxJac2 chromosome 6, fToxJac2.pri, whole genome shotgun sequence genomic interval TCTCATACAGAGTGGTGTTTCGTTCCATAACCAATGTTTGGCCCAGTGAACAGACGTTGGCTTTCAGCTGATGTTACCTAAAAACTGAGAAGGCTGCTAAGAGCTGTGATCCTGCCTTTCACTTCACAGCTGGGTGCAGGTCTCAGTGATGGGACATTTTGTGGTAGAGTTGTGGTCTGGGTCAAACCTTgaatatacaataaatatgatGATCAATAAACCATAAGTACGGATAAACCTCTCTGCTCTGATGTAGAAGCAGTTTATTACACAGAGGACTTTAACTGAGCAGAGAACAGCGGTCTATTCATACCACACTGATGCTCATACAGTGgatcagcaacacacacacacacactgaggcaggaCATGATGTCAGCGTAGTGCCTGGTGCACAGTGTCCCCCAGTCTGTGCAGTAAAGTTAAAGCAGATTATCCTCAGAgactgacagcagagcagagcggcCTCCATGTGTGAACAGCAACATAAGCTGATCAGAGGTAGGACACTTTTTACacaacttcctgtctgtctctcagcctgtctgtctgcatctctGAATCTGTCAGGTGGTGTTTGAATATCTGCAGAGTTTACAGGGGAATCCTTTCGATCTGTTCTTTCCCACGTTGACCTGAGGCtgttctgttcttcctctcAGTTCCTGTGTTTATTTCTCCTCCTACTGTCTTTAAGTCTGTCCAGACTTGggaggtcaaaaataaaatcagcatgTTAAGAACTAAGAGAGGAAAGGTCTATAGGTAAATATCAGCATAGTTgtgtcacaaaaaaatgtataaatgatCCATTTCTCCCTTTTGGTTTCTGATGTTTCTCAGAGGTCTATAGGTAAATATCAGCATAGTTgtgtcacaaaaaaatgtataaatgatCCATTTCTCCCTTTTGGTTTCTGATGTTTCTCAGAATAAGCACGAGTGATTTATGGAGCAGGTGTGAGCAGTAGCACAGTGATGTTCTCCTTTTACCAGGGATATCACCAACATCCCTGAAGTTATTAATCAGACGCCAGTAATAAGAGTGTGATGCTGACATGGTATTATAAAAAActatgatgaaaataacaagcCATCTTTCCTTATCCCTTTGATAAAAACTGATCAGTTTCTACTGAGATTAATCAGTGGAATCATGAAGGAATTAGAATTATCAATGATTCattgaaagaaaacaacctGGGGATCATGTCACGTGTCAGGCCTGAATATTCAGACTACTCAGCCATCTCTATCAGGTTTTTATGAAACGCTGTTTCCGCAGAATCCACAGAGAATCAGAATAAGCGTACAGCCTGACAGACTGCACAGACTCAGCCTGATTTCAACCCTGACTAATCACTTAAACTAAAAGAAACTGATTGCGCCTCTCAAAGTGTCATGAGTTGTGCCATTCATCTTCTAATAGATACAaagtttttttaatcagtgtagAACTGAtagtttgtttcctgtttgtcctctgtctcGTCCAGGTGCCGTCTCATTGACTGGACTCTACCTGGTGTATGGATATGGTGCCGCCCTCCTCTGCAACCTGATTGGTTTCGTCTATCCAGCTTATTATTCGTGAGTATTCCTTATTTTGACAGTGATCTGCTTGTTGTATGGTTTTCTCAGGCGTCCAGTGTCAGTCGTTCATTGCACATGAATGACtgttaatgcaggtttaaaaaTATGGAGAACGCACTGAGATCAGTTTGCTATTGGATTGGTCCAATCACATCTGTCCAAAATCCAACAATGAGGCCTTGATCTTGAACATTTCCTGCATCACATCTCTTGACCTTCTCATGTTGAGATCCAGTTATCATGCAGGCAAAACAATGAGAAGACTCATTAATAGGTGATTACACGTCATCATCCAGGTGACTGTTGCAGATGCAGGACACAGGTTCAAACCAGGTGTTAATGGGGTCTCTGGTTGTATTTGCAGAATCAAAGCCATCGAAAGTCCAAGCAAGGAAGACGACACAAAATGGCTGACGTACTGGGTGGTGTATGGTGTCTTCAGCTTGGGAGAGTTCTTCTCCGATATTTTCCTCTACTGGTTTCCATTTTACTATGCTTTTAAGGTGAGGAAACACTTCACAGAACCAGTGAACAGTTCCAGATCCTGACAGCGTTGCTATCCTTCTCACTCAACTGTGAATTTAAATTGAACACACTGTGAGTTATTTAAATGCTTATTCTGCTCTAAATATTGAGGGACAAAAGGCTCTTACTGGGTTTTCTATTGAGTTGTGCTCATTTTCAATGTAATTAAGATCACTCTACAAAATCAAAGATGTGTGACTCAGTGGTTTAGAACCAGgcaaaataacataaacaaaagaaagaccCAGTAAGTCCAGTAATTcttgcctgtctgtcttctgtGGTTCCAGTGCCTCTTCCTGTTGTGGTGCATGGCCCCGATGTCATGGAACGGCTCCCAAATCATCTATAACAAAGTGGTTCGGCCGGTCTTCCTCCGCCACGAGGCCACGGTGGACAACATGGTGAGCGACCTCAGCGGGAAGGCCATGAGCGCCGCTGAGAACCTCACCAGAGAAGGTATAGACCAGTGAAGTGTAGTAACACACCGGTATAAAGCCTTGTTAAATAGCAGATGAGAGactccttctcctccatcagtccTGTCCACTCTGGTGAAGAACAAAGCTCTGGTGACTCCGGTGCCGCCGGTCTCTCAGTCTGAAGCTAAAAGTTTACCAAGTTCATcgacagaaacatcagcagctaAAGGAGCTCCATCACAGCTGAGTGAAGAACGGCCGGTACGTAtctgcttcttcctcctcttcccaaCTAACTAGTCCACCTGAAAACCCTCAGTGTAATTACTGTGATTATCTGTTGTGAAATGAGTAAAGATATTTATTGATGTTCTTTTTCCACAAtgaaagtgagacagaaaatacCTAAAAGTTTACCCCATAacctttgaaaagaaaaaccgATGGGTTAGGGTTATGTAATGTGTTTCCGTGTGTAGAATCCCTAACCCATACCCAGTTCAGAAGCTCTTCTAGAGCTTTCGATCACactcttcctcagcagatggagatTGTTGTTTTGTCTAAACCattgtgttttgtatgtttctgtttgtgttcagttGAAAGAATGAGAGGCATTATGTTAATCTGTGATTATTAGAGGTTTTGTTATGTGTACTTTTGAGCTTTGGACATGGCcaggctaacagtttccctctgctttcagtctttatgctaagctaagctaattacACCCTGAGTCCAGCTCACTATAATCAGCATACAAATGCATAACACTAACTGCCACCCTGTCCACATAGAGATAGGTAACATAGATGATTAACACCTTCCCGAGTGTTGAGGTCTGTTCTAAGATACACTTTCTGGATGCGGTTTGGTGTTTCTGGATTTTGCCTGAGAATTGCCTGAGGCCTGTTCGACTCACCATGAGCTTGTCGTTGTGGTCTTGTTTGGCAGTGTTGTGGTTGGTTGATTGGTTTGTCCATCTAGCAGCTACTGAACATGAAGTCCTGGTCACAGCAGAAGTGTCACAGCAAAGCTCAAAGCAGCAACTGGACGTGTGAAATAACTCTGTAGAGGTGACACACATCGCTGCAGTGCAGCTCCTGAAATTTAGAAGGAGTCACATGTTCCCCCCGAAGCCTCGGCCTGCTGCTCTATGAGCTGTCACCGACTCAGAACCCAAACtttaaacacatcacacacgTCCTCGGCAGCgttcatgaacacacagacgcacacaggaGCAGTGTGAGCTGtctgacattaaaaacagtGTATTCCTGTTTTTGCTATGAACCCgaaacaaacactgcagccaCTGACACACTTCACTGGTTGGTGCAGTTTGGGTTCATGGACAGTTGGTACATTCAAAACAGAGGTGAGGACTGTGTGTGCTAACCCAGCTGTCCTGTTACCTGTTCCAGCCTTTCCTGGGTTAACCAGTCTGGTAAGTCATTTGGTTTGGTGTCAGTAGTATTTTCACAGACAGTAAATGTGGTGTGAAGAGAAGTAGCATGAACCTCAGTGAGTGACCCTCGTACAACATCAGCACTGTAGTGGTTTAAAGGTAAagctgctttcttcttctgtggtgctgGGCTGCAGATTTGGCTGCAGTGGCAGATGGAACTGACAGAATCCTCCATCCACTATGAAGACCTGAACAGACCTGAACAgactccccccaccccaccccatcctCACCTGCTGCTCTAAATAGTATCAGCACTCCCTCTGACTTTATCTGCTTATTGGTTTGTAAAAGATCACACAGAACAAGAGAAGAAATAAAGGTTCCTTCTGTTGGTTCCTTCGTCAGTGGCCTAGGATCAGATCAGATGTCGTGAAAGTCTGAGGAGATGCTTGATATCTGAGCTGTGTAGAAGGTTCTCAGAGGCTCCATGTTAGAGAGGCAGAACTAAATCAGAGatattttttaatgtgacattggtctttactttttttgcctaaatttttgcctgtgtgtgttgtatgtctGCACGTCAGGATGAAGTCAGTGTAGACTGATGGTAAGTCACAGATGGTGACAAGAGAAAAACTTGAtttctcatgttttcttttctcacaataacaaattaattatttcatGATCACACGCAGCTTCATATGTCGAACCTTCTGGCTCTTTGTCCACGGAGGACTTGGGTAAAGACTATTTCCTAATTTTGTGATCTTGACTTGGTTTCTTCATTCTTTTGAGATTAcaaaacaataattattttacGGAACAATATCTTTGTAATCATGTATAATTAAGTTTGTTATGTCAAAATCACAAGAACCGTTCCCTCTGACAAACAAAGCATCTGCATTTgaacagtggcaagaaaaagtcaGTGAACCTTGTGAAGGACCTGGTTTTCTGCTGTAATCGCtcataaaatttaattttaaaaaaatgtatttatacagAACCAAATCACAATATAAGTTAACTCTACTTTTCATATAGACTAGGTCCAGACTGCATTCTTTATAAAGATCTTAGCTTCATCTAAGTCAGAAGTACAAACTGAAGCATGTTGTGTCTTTACTGAACACAGTCATTAAACATCTGACTTCAGCAGCTTCTGTCTATTTTCAGTCCTTCAGgtagcagcagaggaaaaagaggagactCAGTGAGGAACCATCATCAATCCTGACGGATCCCAATAAGAAAAATACCTCCTGTCGAAgaaacttttcctttttatatCAGATATGTTATATTTCTATACCAGTCTATAACAGGAGTGACAGAAAACTCTGCACACATTGTTTcttattgttgttttcagtttatttatttgtttatttataccTATGGATGTATTTTTAGATAAGAAGCACCAGGGACCAGTCTGGACTGGACTGACTAACTTGTTCAGCAGGGTGCAGATTCTCCATCTCATATGTTGCTGttatttatgtaatttattttttttttgttttctttatacacaTGTGAGATTATGACCTTCATATGAAAATTACATTACACTgatcagaataaaacaaaatgtctgatTGCTCTGTCACTAACATCACCATGCTCTCAGTGATGTGGTACAAAGTTCAACATGTTCACCATCCAGTCCAACATGGCGACATGCAAACATCTACAAGTCTGCACTTAGTTCTGCAGGTCTTTTATATGTAAACTATGGCCAACACCAAGATATATATACAtctgtatatacatgtatatatatatatatatacgtgtgtACAGGCATGTATATATATCCGTGTGTACaggtatgtatatatacacacacacacacacacacatatatatatatatatatatatatatatatatatggggaGACCACACGGGCTTATATGAGAGGGAACAAGACGTGGGTGTGTTACAGTCTATGGTTATGGTGTAGTTAGTATGTTGCGGTATACTCATACTGTGGTACTTTAAGAAGTGACGAATGAGGGCGTGGCTCATGCGCGTCGACGTGCTGACGTGGCATCGACAACGCTGAGGTGCGTGCAGTACGTCTGGGCAgctactgtgtgttttcagcagaaTCTGCTCGTTTTCTGTCCGTTAGTCCGGTTTAAGTTGCTGCAGACAGGTTGAACAACAACTGAGATCCACCAGAAGGTTTTCAGAAAGACGACTGAACACCGGTAAGCAGTGACAAGCAACTGTGGCTAATCCTTCTGGCGTGTTTAAACATGATGCCAGATTCCATTGCACAGTTTGGAAAATCAAAATATAACTGCTTGTCGGCAAACATGACGCTATATTTACCGATACGAGTGACCTCCTATGAATAATGAGGAGATTTTGTTGCATTCGGCttagaaatatttcagtggGCTGTAACAAATGTCTACGTCCAGACTGATTTAGTTAGCTAGTTAGCACGGTAGCTTCAGCGCGTTGCGCTGGAGGAAGACTCAGAGAAATAGATAAGCCACCAACCTAAAGTTATCTAAGTTAAGTCTTTATTCGGATATATACTTGTGGGTTGATTTTTTTCTATGCCGTATTGAAGAGGGACGTGTTACAGTTCAGAAATGTACTTTAATCCGTGTTCAGCTTGCTGTGTACGTTCACGACACACAATTAAATCTTAATTGAACAGATAAATTAACAGAAATCACGAACCCTCGCGTTTACGGCGGTAGGATGAATCAGTACTACACACTGAATATACCGGTCTGTGTTTCACATGCAGGAGGTGGAGCTGGGTCCTCGGCAGCATGAATATCGTCTCTAAAAATAAGAAGCGGGTGGTGCTGCCCAGCCGTCCAGACCCTCCCACCGTAGACCAGATCCTGGAGGACATCAACAGAGCCGCTCCCAATGACCCAGTCTTCAGCATCCTTGAGCAGACTGGACAAGGTGAGTCTTTCaaatcggggggggggggggggg includes:
- the reep6 gene encoding receptor expression-enhancing protein 6, with protein sequence MGLLDIISSIKDRAEKFLNEKNVVTDFLGKVEEKTGIKKKIIAVGAVSLTGLYLVYGYGAALLCNLIGFVYPAYYSIKAIESPSKEDDTKWLTYWVVYGVFSLGEFFSDIFLYWFPFYYAFKCLFLLWCMAPMSWNGSQIIYNKVVRPVFLRHEATVDNMVSDLSGKAMSAAENLTREVLSTLVKNKALVTPVPPVSQSEAKSLPSSSTETSAAKGAPSQLSEERPSFR